In a genomic window of Desulfovibrio inopinatus DSM 10711:
- a CDS encoding ferredoxin gives MPEDKAPAEQECEFSFNSVCCHSCGACCEIAPDLFTLDEHGECVCLAQSGPRDRVWEAATHCPNDCIELDDEN, from the coding sequence ATGCCCGAGGACAAAGCGCCTGCTGAACAGGAATGTGAATTCAGTTTTAATTCGGTCTGCTGCCATAGCTGTGGAGCATGCTGTGAAATTGCGCCGGATTTATTTACGCTCGATGAACATGGTGAATGTGTATGTCTTGCGCAAAGTGGACCACGAGACCGCGTTTGGGAAGCAGCGACACATTGTCCGAACGACTGCATTGAACTTGATGACGAAAACTGA
- a CDS encoding PAS domain-containing sensor histidine kinase, with translation MTPPSHGQHDMSIMQNDQMPEFIQKLKGEFCLQLINAVNDLVIILDTDRRILFANKNAMSMFQTTCEDIAERRIGEMLGCIHSTLHPDGCGATRFCDKCGAFHTIKKALTGACSKEECRILRKNGNIYEALDFLVSTTPICIGETSILVVALTDISSEKRRRVLERTFFHDVLNTAGGVCGLTEYLVDVAPPQIHPDLLVIHEALNDLVEEINAQKELIAAEDSDLSLQFSSISPSTLLDYAKKTYERHPVAEGKHIICDNACTACIIESDEPLLRRIMGNMVKNALEASSLGDSIVVGCRTEPQHAIFFVNNPNVMSEDVQLQVFKRSFTTKGSGRGLGTYAIKLFTESYLGGTAWFTSEPETGTTFFARIPNKLSENHTA, from the coding sequence ATGACACCACCGTCTCATGGACAACACGACATGTCCATTATGCAAAACGATCAGATGCCTGAGTTCATCCAAAAATTGAAGGGTGAATTCTGCCTGCAACTTATCAACGCCGTCAATGATTTGGTTATTATTTTAGACACGGACCGCCGAATTTTGTTTGCAAATAAAAATGCCATGTCCATGTTTCAAACCACTTGCGAGGATATCGCCGAAAGGCGGATTGGAGAAATGTTGGGCTGCATTCACTCCACGCTTCATCCTGACGGATGTGGGGCGACTCGCTTTTGCGACAAATGCGGTGCATTCCATACCATAAAAAAGGCTCTCACGGGAGCCTGTTCTAAAGAAGAATGCCGTATTCTTCGTAAAAATGGAAATATCTACGAAGCACTGGATTTCCTTGTTTCGACAACTCCAATATGCATTGGGGAGACATCAATTCTCGTTGTTGCCTTAACCGATATTAGTTCCGAAAAACGCCGCCGTGTTCTTGAACGAACATTTTTTCATGATGTTCTCAATACTGCGGGAGGTGTTTGCGGCTTGACAGAATACCTCGTTGATGTCGCTCCCCCCCAGATTCATCCCGATCTGTTAGTCATCCATGAAGCCTTGAACGATCTCGTTGAAGAAATCAATGCCCAGAAAGAACTCATCGCTGCAGAAGACAGCGATCTGAGTCTCCAATTCTCGTCAATTTCACCGTCGACGTTACTCGACTATGCAAAGAAGACATATGAGCGTCATCCCGTCGCCGAAGGCAAGCATATTATCTGCGACAATGCATGTACTGCATGCATTATCGAATCCGACGAACCTCTTCTCCGGCGCATCATGGGCAACATGGTTAAAAACGCTCTTGAAGCTTCATCCCTTGGTGACAGTATAGTTGTCGGATGTCGTACGGAGCCCCAGCATGCTATTTTTTTCGTTAACAACCCCAATGTAATGTCCGAGGATGTTCAACTGCAGGTTTTTAAGCGCTCGTTTACAACAAAAGGTTCGGGAAGAGGACTTGGCACGTATGCCATTAAGCTCTTTACGGAAAGCTATCTTGGGGGAACTGCCTGGTTCACTTCCGAACCAGAAACAGGCACAACATTTTTTGCTCGTATCCCAAACAAACTTTCTGAAAACCATACAGCATGA
- a CDS encoding zinc ribbon domain-containing protein produces MMCPKCGEVNNDDVYMCVRCGHKLQSMQGERSKPRQQNDSNGGGKKKGLVPELTMQGAKLGIYIEAWVYAIALLAAGVFLIVKGLAWPLYILVPLIGLTIALRRI; encoded by the coding sequence ATGATGTGTCCTAAGTGTGGCGAAGTGAATAATGACGATGTTTATATGTGCGTGCGTTGCGGACACAAATTGCAATCCATGCAAGGAGAGCGTTCAAAGCCCCGCCAACAAAATGATTCCAATGGTGGAGGCAAGAAAAAAGGGCTTGTCCCCGAATTGACGATGCAAGGCGCCAAGTTGGGTATCTATATTGAAGCCTGGGTATATGCGATTGCATTGCTTGCAGCTGGAGTCTTCCTTATTGTAAAGGGCTTAGCATGGCCGCTATATATTCTTGTTCCACTTATTGGATTAACGATTGCATTACGGCGAATCTGA
- a CDS encoding HAD-IIB family hydrolase: MSKLIVFDLDGTLAKSKAPLERDMADAIVRLLQKKSVAVVSGCRFSQFATQFLANLPQHADISRLFLFPTCGAAFYRFENNAWKNVYSEDLSESEKKRIITALEDALDRFGHNPSQLWGEMIEDRGSQITFSALGQAAPLEEKAVWDPDQQKRAVIREMLLESIDDFDINYGGTTSIDITRKGIDKAYGLNKMVEVLGFSIPEMIFVGDRLEPGGNDYAARRTGVRCIAVTGPEHTLDVINAILQGKEGNLVLANDGAKSLA, translated from the coding sequence ATGAGTAAGCTCATTGTTTTTGACCTCGATGGAACGTTGGCGAAAAGCAAGGCTCCGCTTGAGCGAGATATGGCTGATGCAATCGTGCGACTCTTGCAAAAGAAAAGCGTTGCTGTTGTGTCGGGATGCCGATTTTCACAGTTTGCAACCCAATTTCTCGCTAACCTTCCACAACATGCTGACATTTCGCGATTATTCTTGTTTCCTACATGCGGTGCGGCGTTTTATCGTTTTGAGAACAATGCGTGGAAGAATGTGTATTCGGAAGATCTGTCCGAATCAGAAAAAAAGCGCATCATTACAGCTCTTGAAGACGCATTGGACCGATTTGGACATAATCCATCCCAATTGTGGGGAGAGATGATTGAGGATCGAGGAAGCCAAATTACGTTTTCCGCTTTAGGACAGGCAGCCCCCCTGGAGGAAAAAGCCGTCTGGGATCCGGATCAACAGAAGCGCGCAGTCATTCGGGAAATGCTTTTGGAATCGATAGATGATTTTGATATAAACTATGGTGGGACTACATCCATTGATATTACACGCAAAGGAATCGATAAGGCGTATGGATTGAACAAGATGGTTGAAGTTCTCGGTTTTTCGATTCCGGAAATGATATTTGTAGGTGATCGACTTGAGCCGGGCGGAAATGATTATGCAGCAAGGCGTACTGGCGTACGCTGTATCGCGGTCACAGGGCCGGAGCATACTTTAGATGTTATTAATGCGATTCTTCAGGGAAAAGAGGGTAATCTCGTCCTTGCGAATGACGGGGCAAAGTCACTGGCCTGA
- a CDS encoding glycosyltransferase produces the protein MKVSIIIPVYGNIGGTCHLLDSIKRNTSFEYISDIFVSEDCSCESEYEILEEYISRLGAPFISHRNSTNLGFGGNCNQAFEKVRSNCDIVVFANTDTVVPPGWVERLEAIFHDDDVALASPFSNKADAQSVFYSKGADWLEVDELLSRRSPQYPQLSKISGFFLAVRTTHEQLFKPFLFDVEAFGKGYWEDTDLHFRAVELGLKSVLIDNLFIKHAGFISFSSANAEAAIELSEKNRSIFLDKWRGVDLDILKPINVVEALDGVRDRQSRIFKWEARRHLNLLVVVPIGPNTYASGGGTVIFNLLDKLIDYGFTGNILSNHQVDARFFNEKGFMPFEHVSELYRRIDSVDHVWATSCGSVALASTIADHYGCKLTMFAQGPESYFGEASNSTDFLNYIPTIDNVVCVSPYLKKYYDALGIPVDATLDLGPSRHDFYKIPSLTRRAKTIAINIAKAPMKGPSLAMTFCFIALKRGFEVILFGSGSGELDIDVPQLGYCTPSDLLYLFNQVEFVADFSIFEGLGLVCLEGAFCGAIPIFTKKGGLDSVFEHGKNAIIIDSHADFFPVFEQLEKLSDTDKDDIRNNLSQIPKSRNFEAAFSSLLEYLKKDARHIDLATSPRYHRALIEPSSPLYASYMDQLALFSDISAYPLTHIKELALPTANPPRHFIDNIIVTKDVIHVVGWGIERETKTFPRFIVLLIDDMIAFVTTPEVQRPDVQRIHDLDSDAVGFNIQLSKELLIHFLSIYKPFQENIDWTWEKKAISVAYIFDDSLWQSAPLYNASFPHTPLNIIWQRTPKQISDFTPMIRYNYLQSIYTFKQLPKQHHPLVGIKQHIDTVEIDDSSLYIKGWIFGKHGVPEVALLFVNSRLVASSTISTPRQDIMKHYQISPTLSKCEFQLQLDINDDSGKTPPEVKELLSTQPLDSQRITLLFPFLRGWHEIVIQPSS, from the coding sequence TGTGATATCGTCGTATTTGCGAACACCGACACAGTCGTTCCTCCTGGGTGGGTTGAACGTTTAGAGGCGATTTTTCACGATGACGATGTTGCCTTGGCGAGTCCTTTTTCCAACAAAGCCGATGCTCAGTCCGTATTTTATTCCAAAGGTGCCGATTGGTTAGAAGTAGACGAACTTTTGTCCAGACGGAGTCCACAATATCCTCAGCTATCAAAGATAAGCGGCTTTTTTTTAGCAGTCCGAACGACGCATGAACAATTATTTAAACCATTTTTATTTGACGTCGAAGCCTTCGGCAAAGGATATTGGGAAGATACTGATCTGCATTTTCGTGCGGTAGAGCTTGGACTCAAATCCGTACTCATCGACAACCTCTTCATCAAGCATGCAGGTTTTATAAGTTTTTCTTCTGCGAATGCTGAAGCTGCTATAGAACTATCTGAAAAAAACAGATCTATTTTTCTAGACAAATGGCGAGGGGTTGACCTCGATATTTTGAAGCCCATCAACGTTGTCGAAGCATTGGATGGTGTTCGAGATAGACAAAGTCGTATCTTCAAATGGGAAGCGCGACGACATCTCAATTTATTAGTTGTTGTTCCTATCGGACCGAATACGTATGCGTCTGGGGGAGGGACGGTTATTTTTAACCTTCTTGATAAGCTTATCGATTACGGTTTTACTGGAAATATACTCAGCAATCACCAAGTTGACGCCAGATTTTTTAATGAAAAAGGCTTTATGCCTTTTGAGCACGTATCCGAATTATATCGTCGAATTGATTCAGTAGATCACGTGTGGGCCACTTCATGCGGTAGCGTTGCCCTTGCAAGCACCATTGCAGATCACTACGGCTGTAAGTTGACAATGTTTGCTCAAGGACCAGAGAGCTATTTTGGAGAAGCATCAAATTCAACAGATTTCCTCAATTATATCCCGACTATTGACAATGTAGTTTGCGTATCTCCGTATTTAAAAAAGTATTACGACGCCTTGGGAATCCCAGTCGATGCAACGCTTGATCTCGGACCAAGCCGTCATGATTTTTATAAAATACCATCTCTCACAAGAAGAGCAAAAACTATTGCTATTAACATAGCAAAAGCCCCCATGAAGGGGCCTTCACTCGCAATGACGTTCTGTTTCATTGCTTTGAAGCGAGGATTTGAAGTTATTTTATTCGGAAGTGGAAGTGGTGAGCTGGATATCGACGTCCCTCAATTGGGGTATTGTACACCAAGTGATCTGCTATACTTGTTTAACCAAGTTGAGTTTGTGGCAGACTTTTCCATCTTTGAAGGTCTTGGGTTAGTCTGTCTTGAAGGTGCATTTTGCGGCGCTATCCCGATCTTTACGAAGAAGGGAGGCCTTGACTCTGTATTTGAACACGGCAAGAATGCAATAATCATTGACTCACATGCTGACTTTTTTCCTGTTTTTGAACAGCTTGAAAAGCTTTCAGATACAGATAAAGACGACATACGTAATAATTTGTCGCAAATACCTAAGAGCAGAAATTTTGAAGCTGCATTTTCTTCTTTGCTTGAGTATTTGAAAAAAGACGCAAGACACATTGATCTTGCAACATCTCCTCGGTACCACAGGGCACTCATAGAGCCGTCGTCTCCTCTCTATGCATCCTATATGGATCAATTGGCTCTATTTTCAGATATTTCTGCCTATCCTCTGACGCATATCAAAGAACTTGCTCTCCCTACTGCGAATCCTCCCCGACATTTTATTGATAATATTATTGTAACCAAAGACGTTATTCATGTCGTAGGGTGGGGAATTGAAAGAGAAACCAAAACGTTCCCACGATTTATTGTTCTTCTCATCGATGATATGATTGCGTTCGTAACCACTCCCGAGGTTCAACGACCTGATGTTCAACGCATCCACGATTTAGACTCTGATGCTGTTGGTTTTAATATTCAACTCTCCAAAGAACTTCTTATTCACTTCTTGTCGATATACAAACCTTTCCAAGAAAATATTGACTGGACTTGGGAGAAGAAAGCTATTTCAGTTGCTTATATTTTTGATGACAGTCTGTGGCAGTCCGCACCACTGTACAATGCATCTTTCCCACATACTCCTCTCAACATCATATGGCAAAGGACTCCTAAACAAATTTCTGATTTCACCCCCATGATTCGATACAATTACTTGCAATCGATCTATACATTCAAACAACTTCCAAAACAGCACCACCCTCTCGTCGGGATAAAACAGCATATCGATACAGTCGAAATAGACGATTCAAGTCTTTACATCAAAGGATGGATATTTGGAAAACACGGAGTTCCTGAAGTTGCACTTCTCTTTGTGAACTCACGCCTCGTTGCGTCGTCAACGATATCAACTCCCCGACAAGATATTATGAAACATTATCAAATAAGCCCAACCCTCTCCAAATGCGAATTCCAGCTTCAACTCGATATTAACGATGATTCGGGTAAAACGCCCCCTGAGGTCAAAGAACTCCTGTCTACGCAGCCTCTTGATTCACAAAGAATCACTTTACTGTTCCCCTTTTTACGTGGATGGCATGAAATTGTAATTCAACCTAGTAGCTAA